The following proteins are co-located in the Fodinicurvata sp. EGI_FJ10296 genome:
- a CDS encoding DUF296 domain-containing protein: protein MMMRCVSQPGPATDPRTIAIPAGAVDIDATLAPGAPLLDQLYDLLRRHGCESGVFHMTGGTLDPFAYVIPALSPNEQHAAYYSETFRPAGPSHLSQGAVTMGLRDGEPFFHCHAFWTESGGKSAGGHILPFETIVAGAIRVVGIGLKGAAFETHADAETGFPLFTPVPAGSHDAIPAPELIPALAVRLKPHEDIVTSLEGVVRAVGWQRARVHGGVGSIIGARYIDAPPVDPFATEMFLTDGMIDPLGDHSHLETGLVDLTGALSSGSLVPEDNPILMTLEVVLTQCQSSVSR from the coding sequence ATGATGATGCGCTGCGTTTCCCAACCCGGCCCTGCGACGGACCCGCGAACCATCGCAATTCCGGCCGGGGCCGTCGACATCGATGCGACGCTGGCGCCCGGCGCACCGCTGCTCGACCAGTTGTACGACCTCCTCCGCCGGCACGGATGTGAAAGCGGCGTGTTCCACATGACCGGCGGCACGCTCGATCCGTTCGCCTATGTGATTCCGGCGCTGTCGCCCAACGAACAGCACGCGGCCTATTACAGTGAGACGTTCCGCCCGGCCGGCCCATCGCACTTATCGCAGGGCGCAGTGACCATGGGTCTGCGCGACGGCGAACCCTTTTTTCACTGCCACGCCTTCTGGACCGAAAGCGGGGGCAAATCGGCTGGCGGCCACATCCTGCCGTTCGAAACCATCGTCGCCGGCGCCATTCGTGTCGTCGGCATCGGCCTGAAGGGCGCGGCCTTCGAAACACACGCCGATGCCGAGACCGGCTTCCCTCTGTTCACGCCGGTCCCGGCCGGGAGCCATGACGCAATCCCGGCCCCGGAATTGATCCCGGCACTGGCCGTGCGTCTCAAACCGCACGAGGACATCGTCACCAGTCTCGAAGGCGTGGTGCGGGCCGTAGGCTGGCAACGGGCGCGTGTGCACGGTGGCGTCGGCAGCATCATCGGCGCCCGCTACATCGACGCGCCGCCGGTCGATCCGTTCGCGACCGAAATGTTCCTGACCGACGGCATGATCGATCCGCTTGGCGACCACAGCCATCTCGAAACCGGCCTCGTCGATCTGACCGGCGCGCTTAGCAGCGGCAGCCTCGTGCCCGAGGACAACCCGATCCTGATGACGCTCGAAGTCGTTCTGACGCAATGCCAGAGTAGCGTGAGCCGATAG
- a CDS encoding threonine synthase — MSQTPTFVTHLECSMTGERYEADQPHNLSKAGKPLLVRYDLDALKAAFSKDVLAGRQFEGLWRYREMLPVRRAENRVSLGEVVTPLIDLPKLAGGAGRLSVKDEGHLPTGSFKARGLVMAVAMAKELGLNHLAMPTNGNAGAALAAYAGRAGQRATVFCPDDTPEINVREIQAQGARVYRVNGLINDCGKIVGDGKAAAGWFDVSTLKEPYRIEGKKTMGLELAEQLGWELPDVIFYPTGGGTGLIGMWKAFAELEAMGWISGKKPRMVAVQATGCAPIVKAYEAGEEHAPLWENAHTVAAGIRVPVAVGDFLILRAVRESGGFAIAIDDDTIMAARDEVAAGEGLLLCPEGAATYAAYRQALADGKVAATDRCVLFNCATGLKYPLPEVTRSIDRHAPIDYAAL, encoded by the coding sequence ATGAGCCAAACACCTACCTTCGTCACCCATCTCGAATGCTCGATGACGGGAGAGCGGTATGAAGCCGACCAGCCGCACAACCTCTCGAAGGCGGGCAAGCCGCTTCTGGTGCGTTACGATCTGGATGCGCTGAAAGCCGCTTTCTCCAAAGATGTGCTGGCGGGACGCCAGTTTGAGGGGCTCTGGCGGTACCGCGAGATGCTGCCGGTGCGCCGGGCGGAGAACCGGGTTTCGCTGGGCGAGGTCGTCACCCCCCTGATCGACCTGCCAAAGCTCGCCGGCGGGGCCGGCCGACTCTCGGTCAAGGATGAAGGCCATCTGCCGACCGGAAGTTTCAAGGCACGCGGGCTGGTCATGGCGGTAGCGATGGCAAAGGAACTGGGACTGAACCATCTGGCCATGCCGACGAACGGCAATGCCGGTGCCGCTCTGGCGGCCTATGCCGGCCGGGCCGGGCAGCGGGCAACGGTCTTCTGCCCGGATGACACGCCCGAGATCAATGTCCGCGAGATCCAGGCCCAGGGCGCGAGGGTCTACCGGGTCAACGGCCTGATCAACGATTGCGGCAAGATCGTCGGCGACGGCAAGGCCGCTGCCGGCTGGTTCGACGTTTCCACCCTCAAGGAGCCGTATCGGATCGAGGGTAAAAAGACGATGGGCCTGGAACTGGCCGAGCAACTCGGCTGGGAACTGCCCGACGTCATTTTTTATCCCACTGGTGGCGGCACCGGACTGATCGGCATGTGGAAGGCTTTCGCCGAACTGGAGGCCATGGGCTGGATATCGGGGAAGAAACCCCGCATGGTCGCCGTCCAGGCCACCGGTTGCGCGCCGATCGTCAAGGCCTATGAGGCCGGCGAGGAGCACGCCCCGCTGTGGGAAAACGCCCACACGGTCGCCGCCGGCATTCGCGTACCGGTCGCAGTCGGCGATTTCCTGATCCTGCGCGCTGTTCGCGAAAGCGGCGGGTTCGCCATCGCCATCGACGACGACACGATCATGGCGGCCCGTGACGAAGTGGCGGCGGGCGAAGGGCTACTGTTGTGCCCGGAAGGGGCGGCCACTTATGCGGCTTATCGTCAGGCGCTGGCCGACGGCAAGGTCGCGGCGACCGATCGTTGCGTCCTGTTCAACTGCGCCACCGGCCTGAAATACCCCCTGCCCGAGGTCACCCGCAGCATCGACCGGCACGCCCCGATCGATTACGCGGCACTGTAG